A single region of the Neotabrizicola shimadae genome encodes:
- a CDS encoding NADPH-dependent FMN reductase: MKPRIALIVGSTRPTRFADKPAQWMLKQAQARDDMTVELVDLRDYNLPFFDEMASNAWMPSQNPEAVRWQKKLAEFDGYIFVVAEYNRSITGALKNALDQAYQEWMRKPMAAIAYGSMGGSVALNHLRAIAVEMHMVPTRNAVHIGGADIMKVHPMGQNAPIEEIEANLLPSAKATLDDLVWWAKATMAAKRDVQAKAA; encoded by the coding sequence ATGAAACCCCGGATCGCCCTCATCGTCGGCTCCACCCGCCCGACCCGCTTTGCCGACAAGCCTGCCCAGTGGATGCTGAAGCAGGCCCAGGCCCGCGATGACATGACGGTCGAACTTGTCGACCTGCGCGACTACAACCTGCCCTTCTTCGACGAGATGGCGTCCAACGCCTGGATGCCCAGCCAGAACCCCGAGGCCGTGCGCTGGCAGAAGAAGCTGGCCGAATTCGACGGCTACATCTTCGTCGTCGCCGAATACAACAGGTCCATCACAGGCGCGCTGAAGAACGCGCTTGACCAAGCCTATCAGGAATGGATGCGCAAACCCATGGCGGCCATCGCATATGGCTCGATGGGCGGCTCGGTGGCGCTGAACCACCTGCGCGCCATCGCGGTGGAAATGCACATGGTGCCAACCCGAAACGCCGTCCACATCGGCGGCGCCGACATCATGAAAGTGCACCCGATGGGCCAGAACGCCCCCATCGAAGAGATCGAGGCCAACCTCCTGCCATCGGCCAAGGCCACGCTGGACGATCTGGTGTGGTGGGCCAAGGCCACCATGGCCGCAAAGAGAGACGTGCAGGCCAAGGCCGCCTGA
- a CDS encoding winged helix-turn-helix transcriptional regulator: MNATVQEGTFPSPGHHDETACQRISQVLARISDKWTLLVIRTLGPGPMRFNALKRAIGDISQKMLASTLRDLEENGFVSRTVTPVTPPQVEYALTDLGRDFLVPVMALAEWTIANSARIDAARSAYLGKLAAE, from the coding sequence ATGAACGCCACCGTGCAAGAAGGCACCTTTCCGTCACCAGGTCACCACGACGAAACTGCCTGCCAGCGCATCAGCCAGGTGCTGGCGCGGATTTCCGACAAGTGGACGCTTCTGGTGATCCGCACACTTGGGCCAGGCCCCATGCGATTCAACGCACTGAAGCGGGCGATCGGCGACATCAGCCAGAAGATGCTGGCCTCGACCCTGCGCGATCTGGAGGAGAACGGCTTTGTCAGCCGCACCGTGACGCCGGTGACGCCGCCGCAGGTGGAATATGCGCTGACCGACCTGGGGCGGGATTTCCTGGTACCGGTGATGGCGCTGGCGGAATGGACCATTGCCAATTCGGCGCGCATCGACGCGGCGCGGTCGGCCTATCTTGGCAAGCTGGCGGCCGAGTAG
- a CDS encoding FAD binding domain-containing protein, whose amino-acid sequence MYNFDFVKPSTIAEATAALAAEGAQAISGGQTLTPTLKQRLAQPAVLVSLTGIAEMKGVCLGDGGLSVGAATPHAVVAAEAAKHYPALAALAGGIGDPAVRNRGTIGGSIANNDPSACYPAAVLGSGATVITNRRRIAADDYFTGLFSTALDEGEIVTEVRFPIPQKAAYVKFNQPASRFALTGVFVAKYADGVRVAVTGASNGGVFRWSEAEAALSRNFSPAALDGLSVDAADMIHDLHGTPAYRANLVKVLTKRAVAAAG is encoded by the coding sequence ATGTACAACTTCGACTTCGTGAAACCCTCCACCATCGCCGAAGCCACGGCGGCGCTTGCCGCCGAGGGCGCACAGGCGATCTCGGGCGGGCAGACCCTGACACCCACACTGAAGCAGCGCCTCGCGCAGCCTGCCGTTCTGGTCAGCCTGACGGGCATCGCCGAGATGAAGGGCGTCTGCCTGGGCGACGGCGGCCTGTCGGTCGGGGCGGCCACGCCCCATGCCGTGGTGGCAGCCGAGGCGGCAAAGCACTATCCGGCACTGGCCGCGCTTGCCGGTGGCATCGGCGACCCGGCAGTGCGCAATCGCGGCACCATTGGCGGGTCCATTGCCAACAACGACCCCTCCGCCTGCTACCCCGCAGCCGTGCTGGGTTCGGGCGCCACGGTCATCACCAACCGGCGGCGCATCGCGGCGGATGATTACTTCACCGGCCTCTTCTCCACCGCGCTGGACGAAGGCGAGATCGTGACCGAGGTTCGCTTCCCAATCCCGCAGAAGGCCGCCTATGTGAAGTTCAACCAGCCCGCCAGCCGCTTTGCCCTGACCGGGGTTTTCGTGGCGAAATACGCCGATGGCGTGCGCGTCGCCGTCACCGGCGCGTCCAATGGCGGTGTCTTCCGTTGGTCCGAGGCCGAAGCGGCGCTGTCGCGCAACTTCTCGCCCGCGGCCCTCGACGGGCTGAGCGTCGATGCGGCGGACATGATCCACGATCTGCACGGCACGCCCGCCTATCGCGCCAACCTGGTGAAGGTGCTGACGAAGCGCGCTGTCGCGGCAGCGGGCTGA
- a CDS encoding xanthine dehydrogenase family protein molybdopterin-binding subunit, which translates to MPKDHGIGASSKRREDIRFLSGLGHYTDDSALQGQAYAVFVRSNVAHGRIRSIDTTAAAAMPGVLAVFTGEDFKDVGGNPAGWLINSRDGTPMREPKRPVLAHGKVRHVGDAYAAVVAETYAQAKDAAEQLAADSDIEELPAIVDMAKAVADATNRVHDEIPDNLCFDWGWIEDNRAKVDEAIRNAPHVTTLHLVNNRLVPNAMEPRASIGEYFPGTGDYKLTTTSQNPHLTRLLVAAFVMGIPENKLTVVAPDVGGGFGSKIYHYGEEALVLAAAKKLARPVRWTAERSESFLTDAHGRDHVTKIELACEKDGTFIAFRTETLANVGAYLSNFSTATPTFLHGTLMAGPYKVPNVYVNVKTVFTNTAPVDAYRGAGRPEATYSLERVIDKMCRELGLDPFEVRRKNFVTTDMFPYTTPVGLIYDTGNYQATLDKLIDLADVAGFEKRRAASAAKGKLRGMGLSTWIEACGIAPSRLVGILGSRVGLYDAATVRVNATGNISVMTGAHSHGQSHETVFAQIVADKLGIPESSVEIVHGDTSKIPFGMGSYGSRSLAVCGTAMAKAVDKIIAKGKKIAAHMLEASEGDITFEDGKFSVAGTDKAKTFGEIAFSAYVPHNYPLETLEPGLEETAFYDPANFTYPAGAYLCEVEVDPETGKVDIASFTCADDFGNVMNPMVVEGQVHGGVGQGIGQALLENTVYNEDGQLLTASYMDYAMPRADDVPFYTVDHSCNTPCTHNPLGVKGCGEAGAIGSPPAVVNAVIDALHRGGLTHVTHIDMPVSPSRVWSAING; encoded by the coding sequence ATGCCTAAGGATCACGGGATTGGCGCCTCTTCCAAGCGCCGCGAAGACATCCGCTTTCTTAGCGGACTAGGCCACTACACCGACGATTCGGCGCTGCAGGGCCAGGCCTATGCGGTCTTCGTCCGCTCGAACGTCGCGCATGGCCGCATCAGGTCGATCGACACCACCGCTGCCGCGGCCATGCCCGGCGTGCTGGCGGTCTTCACCGGCGAGGATTTCAAGGATGTCGGCGGCAACCCCGCCGGCTGGCTGATCAACAGCCGCGACGGCACGCCCATGCGCGAACCCAAGCGCCCGGTGCTGGCCCATGGCAAGGTCCGCCACGTCGGCGACGCCTATGCCGCCGTGGTGGCCGAGACCTATGCCCAGGCCAAGGACGCCGCCGAACAGCTCGCCGCCGACAGCGACATCGAGGAACTGCCCGCCATCGTCGACATGGCGAAGGCCGTGGCCGATGCCACGAACCGCGTGCATGACGAGATCCCCGACAACCTCTGCTTCGATTGGGGCTGGATCGAGGACAACCGCGCCAAGGTGGACGAAGCCATCCGCAACGCCCCCCATGTCACCACGCTGCACCTGGTGAACAACCGCCTTGTGCCGAACGCGATGGAGCCGCGCGCATCCATCGGCGAGTACTTCCCCGGCACCGGCGACTACAAGCTGACGACCACCAGCCAGAACCCGCACCTCACGCGCCTTCTGGTGGCGGCCTTCGTCATGGGCATTCCGGAAAACAAGCTGACCGTCGTCGCCCCCGACGTGGGCGGCGGCTTCGGGTCGAAGATATACCACTACGGCGAAGAGGCCCTGGTGCTGGCCGCGGCGAAGAAACTCGCCCGCCCCGTGCGCTGGACGGCCGAGCGGTCGGAAAGCTTCCTCACCGATGCCCATGGCCGCGACCATGTGACGAAGATCGAGCTTGCCTGCGAAAAGGACGGCACCTTCATCGCCTTCCGCACCGAGACGCTCGCCAATGTGGGCGCCTACCTGTCGAACTTCTCGACGGCCACGCCCACCTTCCTGCACGGCACGCTGATGGCCGGCCCCTACAAGGTGCCAAACGTCTATGTGAACGTGAAAACCGTCTTCACCAACACCGCGCCGGTCGATGCCTATCGCGGCGCGGGCCGGCCGGAGGCCACCTATTCGCTGGAACGGGTGATCGACAAGATGTGCCGCGAGCTTGGGCTCGACCCGTTCGAGGTGCGGCGCAAGAACTTCGTCACCACCGACATGTTCCCCTACACCACCCCTGTCGGGCTGATCTACGACACCGGCAACTACCAGGCCACGCTCGACAAGCTGATCGACCTGGCCGATGTGGCGGGCTTCGAGAAACGCCGCGCGGCATCGGCCGCCAAGGGCAAGCTGCGCGGCATGGGGCTTTCCACCTGGATCGAGGCTTGCGGCATCGCGCCCTCGCGCCTTGTGGGCATCCTGGGCTCGCGCGTCGGCCTCTATGATGCGGCGACAGTGCGGGTGAACGCCACCGGCAACATCTCGGTGATGACCGGGGCGCACAGCCATGGCCAAAGCCACGAGACGGTCTTCGCGCAGATCGTGGCCGACAAGCTGGGCATCCCCGAATCCTCGGTCGAGATCGTGCACGGCGACACCTCGAAGATCCCCTTCGGCATGGGCTCCTACGGCTCGCGCAGCCTTGCGGTCTGCGGCACGGCAATGGCCAAGGCGGTGGACAAGATCATCGCCAAGGGCAAGAAGATCGCCGCCCACATGCTGGAGGCCAGCGAGGGCGACATCACCTTCGAGGATGGCAAGTTCAGCGTGGCCGGCACCGACAAGGCCAAGACCTTCGGCGAGATCGCCTTCTCGGCCTATGTGCCCCACAACTACCCGCTGGAAACGCTGGAACCGGGGCTGGAGGAAACCGCCTTCTACGACCCGGCCAACTTCACCTACCCCGCCGGGGCCTACCTCTGCGAGGTCGAGGTCGATCCCGAGACCGGCAAGGTGGACATCGCGTCCTTCACTTGCGCCGACGATTTCGGCAACGTGATGAACCCGATGGTGGTGGAAGGTCAGGTGCATGGCGGCGTGGGCCAGGGCATCGGCCAGGCGTTGCTGGAAAACACGGTCTACAACGAGGACGGCCAGCTTCTGACCGCCAGCTACATGGACTACGCCATGCCGCGGGCCGATGACGTGCCGTTCTACACCGTGGACCATTCCTGCAACACACCCTGCACCCATAACCCGCTTGGGGTGAAGGGCTGCGGCGAGGCGGGGGCCATCGGCTCGCCGCCGGCGGTGGTCAACGCGGTGATCGACGCGCTGCATCGCGGCGGCCTCACCCATGTGACGCATATCGACATGCCGGTCTCGCCGTCGCGGGTCTGGTCGGCGATCAACGGCTGA
- a CDS encoding (2Fe-2S)-binding protein codes for MTKVTMTVNGKAVSGEVEGRTLLSAFLREGLGLTGTHVGCDTSQCGACVVHVDGKAVKSCAVFALDLDGASVKTIEGMNNPDGSLSVIQQAFQDHHGLQCGFCTPGMVMSSAALLAENPRPTEAEVRHYLEGNICRCTGYHNIVRAVLAASGQDVPAVAAE; via the coding sequence ATGACGAAGGTCACGATGACCGTGAACGGCAAGGCCGTCTCGGGCGAGGTCGAGGGGCGCACGCTGCTCTCGGCCTTCCTGCGTGAGGGCCTGGGCCTGACCGGCACCCATGTCGGCTGCGACACCAGCCAGTGCGGCGCCTGCGTGGTGCATGTCGACGGCAAGGCGGTCAAGTCCTGCGCGGTCTTCGCACTGGATCTGGACGGCGCCTCGGTGAAGACGATCGAGGGCATGAACAATCCCGACGGCTCGCTGTCGGTGATCCAGCAGGCGTTCCAGGATCATCACGGCCTGCAATGCGGCTTCTGCACGCCGGGCATGGTGATGTCCTCAGCCGCCCTGCTGGCCGAGAATCCCAGGCCCACCGAGGCCGAGGTGCGCCACTACCTGGAAGGCAACATCTGCCGTTGCACCGGCTACCACAACATCGTCAGGGCCGTGCTGGCCGCGTCCGGCCAGGACGTGCCTGCCGTGGCCGCGGAATAA
- a CDS encoding CoxG family protein — MQLSDTRDIKAPGATVWAAILDPEVLKACIPGCESLTGSVAEGYEAVVTQKVGPVKATFTGVVKISDIVEGQSLTISGEGKGGPAGFAKGGAKVAFAPIEDGTRLTYEVDAHVGGKLAQLGSRIIDGFAKKLADEFFTRFQDAVEGPSEEPAAEEGAEGEAPAQKKGWFKRLIGS; from the coding sequence ATGCAGCTGAGCGACACGCGCGACATCAAGGCGCCGGGCGCAACCGTCTGGGCCGCCATTCTGGACCCAGAGGTGCTGAAGGCCTGCATCCCCGGCTGTGAAAGCCTGACCGGCAGCGTGGCCGAGGGATACGAGGCCGTGGTGACGCAGAAGGTGGGCCCGGTGAAAGCCACCTTCACGGGCGTGGTGAAAATCTCGGATATCGTCGAAGGCCAGTCGCTGACCATCTCGGGCGAGGGCAAGGGCGGGCCGGCCGGCTTTGCCAAGGGGGGCGCCAAGGTCGCCTTCGCGCCCATCGAGGATGGCACCCGCCTGACCTACGAGGTCGATGCCCATGTCGGCGGCAAGCTGGCCCAGCTTGGCAGCCGCATCATCGACGGCTTTGCCAAGAAACTGGCGGACGAGTTCTTCACCCGGTTCCAGGATGCGGTCGAGGGACCCTCCGAGGAACCGGCGGCGGAAGAGGGCGCAGAGGGCGAAGCCCCGGCCCAGAAGAAGGGATGGTTCAAGCGGCTGATCGGCAGCTGA
- a CDS encoding response regulator transcription factor, translating to MAATDMPGVTEGLRKLDLALIVDDHPLFCDALALTLRAVAGVARVETAGRLEPAIARLDLTPAPDVVVLDLNLPDVTGLDGLIRLKAVAGAVPVVVVSSLADNRVIGAALKAGAAGFIPKHSGRDAFRAAFDALRRGEVALPDGFAFPTDPLAPASRQEEAVARLSLLTRQQARILELICEGLLNKQIAYDLSIAETTVKAHVTAIMRKLGVQSRTQAVLMAREASFASLMPEGD from the coding sequence ATGGCCGCAACCGACATGCCGGGCGTGACCGAAGGGCTGCGCAAGCTGGACCTGGCGCTCATCGTGGACGATCACCCGCTGTTCTGCGATGCGTTGGCGCTGACGCTTCGCGCCGTTGCCGGGGTGGCGCGGGTTGAAACCGCCGGTCGGCTGGAGCCTGCCATCGCAAGGCTGGATCTGACACCGGCCCCGGATGTCGTGGTGCTGGACCTGAACCTGCCCGATGTGACCGGGCTGGACGGTCTGATCCGCCTGAAGGCAGTCGCGGGAGCGGTGCCGGTGGTGGTCGTGTCGTCCCTGGCCGACAACCGGGTGATCGGCGCGGCGCTGAAGGCGGGCGCGGCGGGCTTCATTCCCAAGCATTCCGGGCGCGACGCTTTTCGCGCGGCCTTCGATGCGCTGCGGCGGGGAGAGGTGGCCCTGCCCGATGGCTTTGCCTTTCCGACCGATCCGCTTGCCCCGGCCAGCCGGCAGGAAGAGGCAGTGGCGCGGCTGTCACTTCTGACACGCCAGCAGGCGCGCATCCTGGAACTGATCTGCGAGGGGCTTCTGAACAAGCAGATCGCCTATGACCTGTCGATCGCCGAAACCACGGTGAAGGCCCATGTCACCGCGATCATGCGCAAGTTGGGGGTGCAAAGCCGCACCCAGGCCGTGCTGATGGCGCGCGAGGCCAGCTTCGCGAGCCTCATGCCCGAGGGCGACTGA
- a CDS encoding lytic transglycosylase domain-containing protein codes for MTLSRRSALSLMTLTLVAACGGRRNRRDEPEPTAGSAEVHRMVNHWADHYDIPRSLMHRVVKKESNYNPAARNGPYYGLMQISAQTAAGMGYRGKPSGLLDPETNLKYAGKYLRGAWLVSNGSEDRAMMWYQRGYYYEAKRKGLLEETGLRG; via the coding sequence ATGACCCTGTCCCGCCGCAGCGCGCTGAGCCTGATGACCCTGACTCTGGTGGCCGCCTGCGGTGGCCGGCGTAACCGGCGCGACGAGCCGGAACCCACTGCCGGCTCTGCCGAAGTGCATCGCATGGTGAACCACTGGGCCGATCACTACGACATTCCGCGCAGCCTGATGCACCGGGTGGTGAAGAAGGAAAGCAACTACAACCCGGCCGCGCGCAACGGGCCGTATTACGGCCTGATGCAGATCAGCGCCCAGACCGCCGCCGGCATGGGCTATCGCGGCAAGCCCTCGGGCCTTCTGGATCCCGAGACCAACCTGAAATACGCGGGAAAGTACCTGCGCGGCGCCTGGCTCGTGTCGAACGGCAGCGAAGACCGGGCGATGATGTGGTACCAGCGCGGTTACTATTACGAGGCCAAGCGCAAGGGCCTGCTGGAAGAGACCGGATTGCGCGGCTGA